The DNA window ACACCCGGAGAGATATGCCAGTGCAATCAGCCCATGTCGATGAGGGGAGTTAACAGGCAGATCACCCTCAGGTTCTTAAATCCTTTTTatgagcgcgcgcgcgcgtgcgtgtgtgtgtgtgtgtgtgtgtgtgtgtgtgtatgtgcttggaTAGGGTTGTATTTATTGTTGCtgtcttgttttataaaacaagaccccatgtggtgtgtgtatgtgtgtgtgtgtgtgtgtgtgtgtgtgtatatgtgcttggaTAGGGTTGTATTTATTGTTGCtgtcttgttttataaaacaagacCCCATGTGGCGTGCATAATCACGACTTTGTATACCCTTTTAAATAAGGAAGCTGACATAAAAGGTCATACATTTGAGATGACTTAGCTGGTAAAGACCCTGTCTACTAAGCTTGACACCAGTTCGATTCTCTCAGACCCACATTCACTTCTCCCATTTGACTGAGTTTTCTGTTTGATGTCCCCGTGCGCCCTCCTAGACCACAAGGTCTCCCATTTTGGcccctatttcttttctttcttcttcatctttttcttcttctttttttttttttttctttgttttttgtttttcgagacagggtttctctggctgtcctggaactcactttgtagaccaggctggcctttctctctctctctctctctctctctctctctctctctctctctctctctctctctctctccccaccccccgcccaGGACTCATAAAGTGAGGGCAAGTGGCTCCATGTGCCACAAGAATAGCATGCAGCATGCACACTGGTGGGATATGGGACGCTACTTCAGGCGCTTCCTCCACCCAGCTCCTGCCCTATCCACAGTACTGGGCTGTAGCCACAGCTGCTGTCACCAGCATTCAGCAGCACCTTGGGGAGGCATGCAGCTGGTGCTtcaactgtacacacacacacacacacacacacacacacacacacacacacacacacgtctcattggatcagcctgctctctttcCAATCCGTTTCATCAGCTATACAAGCCAGAGCCCGTTGCCTGTTCTCATGGCCTGCCATCTCAACCTACTGCTGTCAGCtaaatgtgtttttcttataCAACTTGTCAAAATTACTTCAGATTTTCATTCCTATCCTGTCTTGATAGATGATGATTTTTACTACTGCCATTAAATTNTGGTGTGCTCTATTCAGATTTAACCAATAGATTTAGCCCTTAATCTTGTCAAAGTCTGCTAATTATTAATAAATCGAAGTTTATGTTCGACAGAATCTCCTGAAGCCTTTAACAGTTTAACCTCACAAGGTCTTAGAAGATTTGGACACAGCTTCAAGATACTGCCTGGATTATGGTATGATAATCACTGAGAAACACAGTGGACAAAACTAGATACCCTGAGTCAAATGACTTATCTAAATCAAGGCAAGCNtctctctctctgtctctctctctctgctgtccttTATCGGCGGTCCGCGGCTGACAGCCTCACAGCGTTTTCCAGAACGTCTAGAAGCTATTCCGGGCGAAGGACACCGCGGCGTCATCTCCTCCTTCCGGGAACATCGACCCCAAAACACCCTGAAGTCCGCCCTCGGGTCGCCTAAGCACAGACTCGCCGCGCGGGGCCCGGAAACGCGGCGCCTACGGTAGCAACTGCCAGGCAAAAACCGAGAAAAGCACCAAGCCGGGAGGCTGAGGCTGACAACATGGCGAGTCCCGGCTTCAGAagtcaaagacaaacaaaacaaacaacaaacaagcaaaaccctgACTAACTGCACTCTGGCAAACGGAGCGGCGGAACTGTCTAGCGTGGCCCACTGGGCGCCCTGCCGGTGCGTGGCGAGGTAGAGGCCCAGCGCCCTCTGTCGGCCGCGGGCTGTCTCGCGTCGACGCTGGCGGGATTCCCGCTTCACGCCGGAAGTCGCGCGAGAGAGCGCGGAAGTCGCCACAGAAGGATCCGCGGAACGGAAATGTCCTTGGCCTCGCGTTCCTACCCGGAAGTATTTTCATTCGCCGGAACCGACTGGCTTTTAAAAAGGCACGGCGGCGGGATTACGCTTtcggaggcgggggggggggggcgagcgGAAGTTTGGGCGCGCGCGCTGCGCCGAGAGCACCCTGGGAGCGGAAGGAAGCGGGCCTTCCCCAGACTCTCTGAGCCGGCGGTCGCCGACGTGCGTGGCGCGGAGCGTGGTGGTGCTGAAAGCCTCCGCTTGCCGGCGTCGTCGTTTCTGCGCGGAGGTCAGGAGTGGCGGAAATCGCGGCGTCCGCTAGGGAACCCGAGACCGCGGGTGAGCCATGGTGAAGAGATCACGGCGGCGCGGAGCGGCTCAGTGGGCCGCCGTGCGGGCCCAGGCAGGTCGCACCGCCACGGACGAAAATGAGGACGACTTGGGGTTGCCGCCCTCGCCAGGGGACTCCAGCTACTACCAAGACCAGGTAGATGAGTTCCATGAAGCGCGATCTCGGGCAGTCCTGGCTAAGGGCTGGAACGAAGtcgagagtggggaggaggatggCGACGAGGAGGAAGAGGTACTACCTCTAAATATTGATGATGGAGATGAGGAAGATGGCGagagcgaggaggaggaggatggagaggatgaTGACGGCGGGAGCTCCGTGCAGAGTGAGGCTGAGGCCTCTGTGGATCCTAGCTTGTCCTGGGGTCAGAGGAAAAAGCTTTATTACGATACGGACTATGGTTCCAAATCCCGAGGCCGTCAGAGTCAGcaagaagtggaagaggaggaaagggaggaagaggaggaggcacagATAATTCAGCGGCGCTTGGCCCAGGCCCTGCAAGAGGATGATTTTGGAGTCGCTTGGGTGGAGGCCTTTGCAAAGCCGGTGCCCCAGGTAGACGAAGCTGAGACAAGGGTTGTGAAGGATCTGGCAAAAGTCTCGGTAAAAGAGAAGCTGAAAATGTTGAAGAAAGAATCACCAGAGCTCTTAGAGCTCATAGAAGACCTCCAAGCCAAGTTGACAGAAGTGAAGGATGAGTTAGAACCCTTGATACAGTTGGTGGAGAAAGGGGTCATTCCACCTGGAAGAGGAAGCCAATACCTGAAGACTAAGTATAACCTCTACTTGAACTATTGCGCGAACATTAGCTTTTATTTGATCTTAAAAGCCCGGAGGGTCCCTGCACATGGACATCCTGTTATAGAAAGGCTTGTTACCTACAGAAATCTGATCAACAAGCTGTCAGTTGTGGATCAGAAACTGTCCCCCGAAATCCGTCACCTCCTCACAGCCAAGGATGGTGCTGTAAAGAAAGAACTGaattcaaaagcaaaattaaccaaaaccaagccaaagTCTGTAaagcaggctgctgctgctgctgctgctgctgctgctgctgctgctgctgctgctgcggctgacCTGACTGATGAGCCTGATTTTGATGAGGCTGCTCTAAAGTACTATAAGGAAATGGAAGACAGGCAAGagttgaagagaaagaaggaagaaaacagtgcTGAAGAACAGGCTCTCGAAGAGCAAAATGCAAAGAGAGCCATTACCTACCAGATTGCTAAAAATAGGGGACTTACacccaggagaaagaagattGATAGAAATCCCAGAGTGAAGCATAGGGAAAAGTTCAGAAGAGCCAAAATCCGACGACGAGGCCAGGTTCGTGAAGTTCGCAGAGAAGAACAGCGGTACAGTGGTGAACTCTCTGGCATTCGTGCTGGAGTTAAGAAGAGCATTAAGCTTAAGTAAAGTTGCTCTTTGCCCTAACTTTTGGCGATTATTTTAGGTCAATAAAAAGTGTTTTGAAGTAAAGTGATTgtaatagctatttttttttttttttaagtttaaaatttgTTGTCAACAGGAAAGTAGGGGTtgttgctttgggttttgttgtttggtctTTTGTACTGGGTGCAGGGAATTTGAACCTGGAGCCTGTGCATAACTAACCAAGCACTCACACAAGTGAGCTCTGTCTCCAGCCCTGGGTTGCTACTTTTCGTCCCTTAAAGTCCTACTAATAATTGTAATtggagggtaaaaaaaaaatactgggtaATATTTTAGCACGTTAGCCTAGAAAGTTTCCCCACCTAGTTGTGCAGTGTTAATGAAGTTTAGAATACTTTTTATATAAGTTTTCATGTGGAGCCAATATACCTTGACagtcatgggttttgtttttttttaagatagccTGCAAAAGTGATCTAACAGGTTTCAATTATAATTGTAAGTCTTGGGGcagaatatttgtatatatgcatttacCATGCATCTGTGGTAAAAAGCAGCTTTGGCTAAATGTGTCATGATAATTGCaccaattatattttttttaataatccttTTTATGGTAACTAAGGTAGAAATTCCATATCCCCTCTGCTGGTGATTGGAGGTGGTTGCTATTTGTGATTCTCAGTTTGCTGGGGATTTTAAGGTTAAACTTACTGTAAGCAATTGTGTACCATCTGTGCAGTACCAAAGATGATGTGGTTGTGATAGTCACAGATGAAGAGGCCACAATTCTAGGTTGAGCTGATTTGGTGGGTTGGGGCCCTTGTTCTGCAAACATGCAGACCTGAGTTGGAGTTAGAGTTATCTGTGCCTGTAGCCCCAGTTTTGGGAAGTGGAGATAGGTAGATCCCTGTAACTCACTGGCCTGTCAGGCTAGCCAAAAGCAAGCTTCCAGCTCGGTGAGGGACCAACCAAGGCAGAAAGGACAGAGGATAGCACCAAGGTGCCCTGTTCCTGCATGCGTGCATTTCACTTGGCCCTATTATCCACATTTTGAAAATGTGGAAATTTGGAGCAGAGAGAATTAACTTTGTCAAAAAATCACAAAGCTTTTATGCATCGCAGGCAGGATTTCAGCCCAGCCTTGCTAGCTTCATAGCTTAACTCCTTTTCAGATGAAGTAGAAGAGCATACATTTTGAAATTTCCTGGGTGATTTTGAGTAaatcagtttcattttttttttatctgttagGATGACTGTTAGGATACCAGCAGACTGATTATAGACCACTTGAATTTTAAACCAAAGTCTTATTTAGTAACTatgattttaaacaaaatacttgGTGTCTGTGTGCCTCAGTTCTGCTTTTGTTTATTGGGTAAAACCTGGGTAGTGGGGCCTGAGGATGTCGTTTTTAGTGTAATGCCTGGTTTCCAGggaagccttgggttcagtcctcaATCCTGCTTACCTCTTAAGCTGGACTTGGTGGGGTTGAcgtataattccagcacttgaaatGGAAGTGTCAAGATGAGAAGTTGTTCAGGGATATTtggcagttcaaggccaggttgcCTTAAAACACCATTGGCTAAGATTAGTACCTACTTTGGAGGACTTAGGAGAATCAAGTGAACTAACATGAAATATTTAGAACATCTGTTGCACAGGTGTCACCTAATGAGTGTTGGGTCATTGGTACTAAGTTAATGTCCTACATGGGACTCCCAAGTGACAGGTCATGTGACTGAGGGGTGGGGACTTAAaacagcctggccttgaacttgctatgtagatagCTGTACCAACTTCCCTGGCCCATAAAGTTTCTTAAACTAAAATGTCTAGGAGTCCACTGGTAAATTTACAGTGTGTATCCTTATTTAGTCAGCTTCTGTGAGCCCCAGATGGCTCTGGCTTTAACAGGCACTGCAAAATCCTAGGCTGAGCATACAGCATTATGTTTCCCCCAGCTTATAATATTAGGTAGGCTCTTAACTATAGGAATGAGGTAGGAGACAAAAACTGGACAGTACTAGAGAAACTCCAAACAGTGGAGTTTTTTCCTCTAGAACTATAGAAGAAATCAGTTTATACATTATCAGTAAGTAGTTCAGCTCCATGAAACCGGAAGCCCATGGGGTTTGACtaaaaagtaacaataattaATTTGGGGTCGGGGGGGCTGAGCTCAGTGCTAGAGCGCTTACCTAGAGTGCGGTCAATCCAAGAACTGTAAAACAACCACAGTAAACAAGGATTGGAAGGATGGTGTAGGACTACCATAAACCCATAGCCTATATTAAAGGCCTACATGGTGATGggcaccttcaatcccagcactccagagccaGAGacgggaatctctgagttcatggccagcttggtttacagagcaagttccaggacagtcagggctatacacaCAAACCCtgttgagaaacaaacaaaaaaaagagaaattagacATACTGTGGGAATGTTTTTTTTGTTCTGGGTTAGGAAGTAACCAGGGTCATTTTGTAGTTTGGGTAAATGAGGGGATTAGTGAAATCAAAAAGTATATTAATATTCAataccttgaatttttttaataaagtgaTCAATTATAGACATTATTTCCACTGTGCTGAATATACCTTCACAATAGGAATAAAagccaaattattttttaaacctcAAGAATTTGATAatcttttagaagaaaagaagtCAGAGAACTTAAAGCTGTCTTGTGTATTACaaagtggaaaaataataaagatgtcAACTTTGGGAGCAAATATAActataataaaagtaattactTATAAAAGATTTTGCCGGGCAGtgatggggcacacctttaatcccagcacttgggaggcagagacaagtggatttctgagttcgaagccagcctggtctgcagagtaagttccaggacagccagggaaaccctgtctcgggggggggggggagattttgTTGGGGCTCAAAAAATCGGGGAGCATAAACCTCTATGTTGGAAGAGGAGAAACGGTGTGTATCTACTGGAGCAAAGTGCTAGCAGGAAGTTGGGAGTAATGGGGATAGCAACCAAAGGAATGCCAAGTATGTTaggccaacacacacaccccttcactAGCCCCTTAAGGAGCTCAGGTGGTATTCCTGACAGGAGAAGATAACCAAAGACTTTGGAAACATAAGCTGGCCCTATGAAACAGGAACTGGAAGGGATTAAAGCCATAGGCAGGGAAACCAGCTATAAGAGTCCTTCACATGCTGACATGGAAAGATTTTAACTAAAGCACAGAGGAAATACAACTGAGAGAGATTCAAGAAAACAAGtgaaaaacaagatttaaaacaAGTTGAAGTTACCagttatcttagggtttctattccaacacaaacatcatgaccaagaagcaagttgNggaggaaagggtttatttggcttacatttccatactgctgttgatcaccaaaggatgcaggaNtggaactcaagcaggtcagaaagcaggagctgatgcagaagccatggagggatgttctttactggcgacgttgtacatcgtggtgcggagcctagtgcgcaccacgatgtacaacgtccacaagcaggatgcagaagccatggagggatgttctttactggcttgcttcccatggcttgctcagcctgctctcttatagaaccaagactaccagcccagggatggcaccacccacaaggggccctccccgcttgatcactaattgagaaaatgccttacagctggatctcatggaggcacttccccaactgaagctcctttttctgtgataactacagcagtgtcaagttgacacaaagctatccagtacactcagtctgctctcttgtagaacaaagactaccagaccagagatggcaccacccacaaggggacctccccccttgatcactaattgagaaaatggctggatcttgtggaggcatttccccaactgaaactcctttctctgtgataactccagcctgtgtcaagttgatacaaaactagccagtacaccagtcAACCATACCACCTTAGCAACATTAAGATGGGAGGTTGCCACAATTCCAGCCTGGCCTGGGTACATAGTTCCAAGCCAGCTGGGGCTATATAAAGTAAGATGCTACCAGCACCACACCCAAAGAAAGGTAGTAAACACTGCACAAAACATGGAAAGCTCATATAGAGCAGAACTCTGAATTCTACACAATTCTGTTCTCCACAGAACATCTGAGGAGGACTAATTTACTGCTAATATAATcttcataaaaggaaaatatgagcataatttcaaggccagcctggtctacacagcaactTCCAGGACATCTGGAGGCTACAAAATaaatagagagaccctgtatctaataataataataatctaacTGTGTAGcacaggccaggtggtggtggtgcacacctttaatcccagcacacgggaggcagaggcaggcggatttctgagttccaggccagcctggtctacaaagtgagttccaggacagccagggctacacagagaaaccctgtcacgaagaaaaaaaaacaaaaaaaaacaatgtgtagTACAGGGAGATGTAAAATGATTTGTACAGTCAATCTGAAAATGTTACTAACTTGAGAACTtgaatttgctttttaaactgTCTCCTCttgatgtggagcaaggggaacactcctccacagctggtgagagtgcaaacttgtacaatctccttggaaatcaatttggtagtttctcagaaaactgggaatagttctacttcaagacccagctataccacttcctGGACACATACCCAAAACAAGCtctaccatcccacaaagacacttgctcaactatgttcatagcagctttattcagtTGTcactcagctgaagaatggatggataagatgtggttcatttacacaatggaataccattcagctattaaaaaccaagacatcatgaaatttgctgaccaatggatggagcttgagaatatcatcccccaaaggacatgcatggtatgtgctcacttattagtggatattagctgtaaaataCAAGgtacccatgctacactccacagacccaaagaaactaaacaagaagtaAGGCACAAGCAagaaagcttgaatctcactcagaagaggGAATagaatagtcataagaggcagatggagggagggaactgggtgagagagggaaTGGGGTTTGGGGGGTTGGGATCAGGTGtaaggagggacaggagagatgaccagatggccatgagaatgaatggagatctgcaactgatgggagggggagggggcatcgccaggaagagacagaaacctgggataggggaggcatCCAAGAATCAGtcgggggtgaccttagctgtgccTAACAAcaatggggatatggaacctgaaaaggccacctcCTATAGAATCCCCAGTGGAGTGACAGGGAAACCAACTCACACACAAACCTTTtgacggtgggggggggggggggggggggggggggggggaggattgtggCCCTATCCTATCGAAAGgaaccctacaggaagaccaacagagtcaactaacctggacctgtgggggtctcagaaactgaaccaccaaccaaagaacatacatacacGGACTAGACCGAGGCGTCCTGCACATTTGTAGCAgctgtgcagctcagtcttcatgtgagtcctgaacaatggagcaggggctatcccaaaggCTGTTGCCTGTTCATGGGATATGTCCTTcttgctgggctgccttgtctggcctcagtgggacaggatgagtctggcctcagtgggacaggatgagtctagcctcacagagacccGATGAGCCCAGGTAGGGTGATACCCAGGGGACTCCCCActgtctcagaggagaaggggaaaggggatgggagaaaggattgtgagagggggtgaccaggagggggcagtgagtgggatgtaaagtgaataaattttttttaaaacttcctctttgatttaaaaattttataaaaatagaatatgtaTTATACTGAAAGATTATCCACTCTCCTCAAGTGCTGGCTCTTCTGACTCACAGACTAAGAAGCTTATACTAAAAATACATTCTCTTCCACGGCATTAATCTCTAAACGTGTTTGTATGCTGTACTATACATATCTGTCCTTAAGGTCACCAGAGGATTTGAAACGCAAACATGCATGACTAAATCTAGAGGCATCTTCTGCTTTACCTCACAAGAATACAAAGCTAGATTCTTCAGTACAGCGACTGGACCTTGTCACTTTTCATAAGTGCAGGGAGATGTTCCGTACCCTTTCCAGAAGGAACATGttcaagtttgtttttattatcttggCCTCTATAATTGTGTGTAGCAGCTGAATCAGCCCATTACGTAGATCACTAATGCTAATGCATGACCGTGATTATATTATTGATCAAAACCCTAAAAGCATATGAAAACTGGGGACTTGGAGTACCATCCACCTTTAGGCTAAAAGTCCATAAATAGCCTAgcctatacattttaaaaggctcATATTTCAGCTGATCCCTTGTATTCATTACACTGTCATTTAATTAGCGGTAGCAAAACATAGAGCTGCTATGAAAAGCAGAGACGCATAAAAACAATTCAGTGCAGGATTGTCACACAGATTGTCACTGTTCCTATAGAAggcatttctcttctttctttatagaGGGGGTAATAAACAACACATTTCTCACAGGGTGTCGCCTGCCATTCGCTTACTCAGGAGATGTGGCTAGAGGCTCTTTCAGACTTGAGTTTGGTGACTTCCCTTTGACAAGAATAAAGAGTTTCTTTAGGAGTTTCTagatgaaaaaaaacaaagaaagaaacccaacTAAAGTATAAGCATTGGTTTTTCCTATTTGATAGAATTTGCAATTCCTAGGAGGCAAGATTCTTTATCAAGATTCTCAcactgggggctggaaagatggctcagcagttaagagcactgactgctcttccaaaggtcctgagttcaattcccagcaagcacatggtggctcacaaccatctataataggatctgatgccctcttctggtgtgtctgtaaacAGCTACAaggtactcatataaataaaataaataaatctttgaaaaaaaaaaaagattctcatgCCTCAAAAGAT is part of the Mus pahari chromosome 13, PAHARI_EIJ_v1.1, whole genome shotgun sequence genome and encodes:
- the Utp3 gene encoding something about silencing protein 10, producing MVKRSRRRGAAQWAAVRAQAGRTATDENEDDLGLPPSPGDSSYYQDQVDEFHEARSRAVLAKGWNEVESGEEDGDEEEEVLPLNIDDGDEEDGESEEEEDGEDDDGGSSVQSEAEASVDPSLSWGQRKKLYYDTDYGSKSRGRQSQQEVEEEEREEEEEAQIIQRRLAQALQEDDFGVAWVEAFAKPVPQVDEAETRVVKDLAKVSVKEKLKMLKKESPELLELIEDLQAKLTEVKDELEPLIQLVEKGVIPPGRGSQYLKTKYNLYLNYCANISFYLILKARRVPAHGHPVIERLVTYRNLINKLSVVDQKLSPEIRHLLTAKDGAVKKELNSKAKLTKTKPKSVKQAAAAAAAAAAAAAAAAAADLTDEPDFDEAALKYYKEMEDRQELKRKKEENSAEEQALEEQNAKRAITYQIAKNRGLTPRRKKIDRNPRVKHREKFRRAKIRRRGQVREVRREEQRYSGELSGIRAGVKKSIKLK